One window of the Dreissena polymorpha isolate Duluth1 chromosome 5, UMN_Dpol_1.0, whole genome shotgun sequence genome contains the following:
- the LOC127832052 gene encoding uncharacterized protein LOC127832052 isoform X2 produces MADYVELLKDKRTGNWFKLFIACFITKQGLEKFVDSGLKKFHEDIYTRVFKMKKIPEGTECHQCKPQKIFCKNPQPCEHGICDKVHEMVAREHALKTPSWSNTQCWMSSYWEVAKCFLPSSGYRENTGVKDTDFNGIVSLMIHCKHFQNSLSFYIADEKSVLSKARGIGRLVRHAAELAITDQDMDTHFNVLLKLLEDPKCLLQDPAAQTAARNIRLVNIIWTFTMIIWNSYLAITETC; encoded by the exons ATGGCAGACTACGTGGAACTACTAAAGGACAAACGAACTGGCAACTGGTTCAAACTATTCATTGCCTGTTTCATAACGAAGCAAGGGCTAGAAAAGTTTGTTGATAGCGGTCTAAAGAAATTTCATGAAGACATTTATACCCGCgtgttcaaaatgaaaaaaattccAGAAGGGACAGAATGCCACCAGTGTAAACCTcagaaaatattttgtaaaaatccGCAGCCCTGCGAACACGGAATCTGTGACAAAGTGCACGAGATGGTGGCGAGAGAACACGCACTTAAAACACCTTCTTGGTCGAACACGCAGTGTTGGATGAGCAGTTACTGGGAAGTAGCCAAGTGCTTTCTCCCCTCGTCTGGCTACAGGGAGAATACAGGGGTTAAGGACACGGATTTTAACGGCATCGTTTCCTTGATGATTCACTGCAAACATTTTCAGAATAGCCTGTCGTTCTATATAGCCGACGAAAAAAGTGTTCTCTCGAAG GCTCGAGGCATCGGGCGCCTAGTTCGACACGCAGCTGAGCTGGCAATTACAGACCAAGATATGGACACGCATTTCAATGTTCTGCTGAAGCTTTTGGAGGACCCAAAATGCCTCCTGCAGGACCCGGCCGCCCAGACGGCTGCCAGGAACATACGACTGGTGAATATTATCTGGAC